aactaatagaggcgaatcagtaaagaaaaatgttgcaagcacgggaaatagtatttaaactattttcactcgtacgaagttgattttgtggcgtcgaaccttggaccaggcatatggctaagcaatgaaatcgtacaggagggtacaaggaagaggggcagccacattaggtaacacagagtcgttcaggagagtgccaggaagaggtgcagcaaccgcagttaaggaacggctgggacgaacaaggataagcgaatcaaactcgtgagccttgttagggttacactggttaaggcgaccctttacaaggcttggaagcatgtgggtaacaagccattggacgtggagagggtcattaattatacgtatattttctactttgccgaactttagcgcgagaacggtttgtccaaaacatatgaatttggtcttattcaatgcaggattaagtgccctttaaccgtcatgaagaccacttttcgatagggtaagtcctttacaaggtgtaaccggaaaaccgaaaaaacgcccctttcgggggcccccaccacttaagaacaactccgtcgaagtcgaaaacttaggagagtcttaatgggcaaccaatgaagccattaaagcaaaaaaatcttttgtaggaattatttccgatttaatcattttttgtgtttaattctactggcctaactcaaaaatttttgatctAAAACATACAAATAACTAGGCAAATAAAACTAGTAGTAACAAAATATCTTAAGTCTAAGTCTTACAGTATCTTATAGGTGTAAGCATGTTTAAGAAAGTGGTACACTCGcattattaagttttttttggTAAGGTAGAAAAAATTCAAGAAAACTTACCATGTCGATATTTGTTTAGCTTTAAAAAACTACTAGAACATGGATTACGAAAGAGGCGATTACCCCATTCCAATCATCCGGCGCGGCTATATCGCCGCACGCGCTCCCTACGGCTGGGCGGGGGCACTTAAATTAATCAGCCTCTTTGTCGGCCCCCGCTGCGTTAATAACAACACGCAAAACACACTGGGAGCTGTTTGCACTACATATTATATGATTATTTGTTTTAATCGAAAGCAATCGGAGCGGCAAATGTTGAGTAATGAAAAACGAGAGCTCGCGTAGCAGGTTGAGATAATATTTTTCTGCTCGTTATAATTTCATGAAggtttgcttgtttattttggAGTTTGACGACACTCGTTTCTTACTTgatataaatatttgtatcaatcTAATTATCAACCTACGGCGACtcaatatttacttatttgttCGCTTTTCCTGGCTCATATTTTCATGGTGTACGTGTTTTTAGAACTGAATAGGTAATAATCTTGAACTTGGCTATTCTGTTCATCTATGCCTAATAATGCAGAACTTGGTAACTGCAATATGGTTCTCCATCAGACAGATTTCAAATATGCTCATTGCTCAATCTTTTCTAGGTAGAAGCAAGATAAGAGATAGTAAGACTTTTTAATTGAATAGAACAACAGGACAGGAAAAAACTAATTCCATTTCCTTTTTTTACCAGACGAGCGAAAGAAAAGCGTCTAAAGAAAGACGCCGGGCGAACGCGCTGGTCCCAGTACTTCAGGTCCATGAAGAGCGGCGGAGGATCACCAAGACACGACCGATTGCTCGACAAGGACGAACTCAAGATTGATCTTGACTCTTTCAGTCATCATGGTGAGTGAAATCTTGAACTTGACTGAATTTAACATAGACCAAGATATTGTTAGTTGGTGCTGTTTTCATATAAGACTCAGTCGACGCAAAAGAActttaattgaatttttaaaagatTTGTATTGGCTCCTGAAAATTATTGAAAGTTAATTGACCAGTTGACAAAAATCTATTAAGTATTACCTATACTTTGTAAGGGCTTTTAAAAGCTTTTGCCATAAATTCGGCTTATGAATTGAAACTTAATATGATGTCACTTGTCCGCcaatggttttttttttaaatacaacaaTAAAACACAACTAATTAATATTCTATCGGGAAACACCTGGAGGCAGCACAGGgccagtcgttgtggaaatccttgatcCCTTTGTCCATcactggacgtcatttgactgaagcGAACGAATTAACATAATATTCTATCACACAGAACTCAGCAACGACAGCTACAGTACGGTGGCTTTGGGCGGCGAGGAAGGCTCCCCGGCGGGcgggggcggcgcgggcgctaCGGGGGGCGCGCGCTATGCCGCTACGCCGCCCTACCTGCGAACGCATTCGCCACCGCACCCGCATTACCACTACCCTCCAGATCACCTCGTTTACACCAATATCGGTAAGTAAATGATAGATGAAAAAATACTTCTTTCAAGTACTCTGTTACTCTTAAACAATCAAAGACATGCGAATTGCGAACCTGCTGcttgtaaaaaatatcaaatacctaagtaactgaaaattcttaaaataataaattatacttttgtaCGCATAGTTAGTGCTTCTTTACCCGTAATCTGAACGGTCGAGGCAAGCCACCCATATTCGTAGTTATTTGATTGCAACATTTGTCCAGTAAGGCACGTTTTAATGACATTTCTTCATCAGCCTCATTTTTGCCAGGCCAAGCGATGAGCGGCGCCGGCATCGGCGGAGCGGGAACGGGCGGAGCATCCGACCTCAGCAGTTCCTCATCTCCCGCTGCCGGGGGTTATCCCGATTTCCCACCGTCCCCTGACTCGTGGTTAGGAGAGCCTCACCACTACTCGCCTAGGGGATTCCCCTAGCGGCGGCCGCCGCCGGCGCACGCGCCGCCTGTGGCTCCACTCCAAGCGCCCTACCCGCTCGCGCAACCGCTGGAACTAGTGGTCAAGAGGGAGCTGTGATCGCTCCACAGTGAGCAGTTACGGATGTAAATAAATGGAAACAATATGTGTATAGGAGAATGACCAATGCGAACGCCGCGCATGGACAATCGGTAAAGTAGGGTATGGTTATGATGTGTTCGCAGGTGAAATCCTCTAACAGTCGCTAGTCGTGAGAAGGAATGAGGGCATTTAGATTTCAAGTCAATTCAGCCGGTATATTCTGTAAAACCTGAAAATCTGACATGAGTAAATTATGTAATTACCCAAACATGTAGATAGAAGTGTAACTTCGTTTGTCTATGTTTTTTGTGTGCTACTGTGTTCATCTAATTTAATCTTTAGTGTCATCAAAGATATTTCATAACTTCTCAAGGTAATTAACACTTTCTGTTTTAGTGCAATGTAATGagcgttttaattttttgagaatAATCATGAGCAGTGTGTACAGTTTCTTCCCACCTTAGATTGATTATTCACTtcctgtaaataaaataatatgtgtATATGCGTGGTTTTAAGCACAAATAGTTATGTTTTAAACGCCTTAAAGTAATCAAGGTacacattttgtaaataaattatagtaTAAGCATCATGAATGTAAGAGACCTCTTACGTAATGTATAAAATAACTCTAGAAATAAAACCAAAGTGTTTTACTTGCTGAATTTTACTGtcatttaaaatgtattaattcGACAAAGATTTATCACGATAACTGTACATAGAATTTTATTATGTGATAAAAATATAGTAACATACTAATTTATTTCCAAGTCCATCATAGTGATAAAATACTTTGTGCAAAAGATCTAGTCGACAGATGAATggtatataaataataattatacatacttactatgCTAATTTAGTGGAAGTTTTATTTACAGAATTCATAAAAACTAACTTACTATTTACAGTTCCGTTGTGGCAACTCCCCAGTACTGTTGCATGCGGCCTTCAAGGTCTAGTGAGTCCTCAGAATGTGTACTTTTTTCTTGTATTACAGCGAAGTCGTACTCCAAATGATATGGCATAAGCCTTTGTAAGGAACCAAAGTACGCAGCGTTTGGTCCTCCATTGGGTAACCTGCCAGATCCAAATCTGAAATCTGGTTTTAGTGTCGTTCCAAAAGACCTCGCGCTACCAAAGTGTTTGGACAAAAACGGTACACCTTTAGATTGCTTTCCTGTCAAATGTAGCTGAGGACTGCTTCCCGATAAGCCCTTTAAATTCCTCAAACTGCTTACATTAGACTTGATACCTTTCGACAAATTGTCAAGTTCTTTATCAAAGAGCATTTGTGTATTTTGCTCTAACATGTACTCCCAGCATTTAAACTGTTCTTCTGAGTTGGGGTGTTCTTCTAACCTAGTATCATCTTCTTTATCTTCTTCAACACGCACTCGTATTGCTCTGGCCACTCCTCCTCGACAGCTCCTTCGTTCTGATGGTCTGTTTTGCGAACGAACGCTGGCATAGTGTTGATGGCTGATCGCTTCACTTGGCGGGCGATCGCTCTGTCCACTAGGAGAAGAACGGTCACTGCTAGGTTTTGGAGGAGAAGCCGAGTGACAACACGCGTCTAGCCGGGAACAGCAGCAGTCTGGCCTGCATACAGATTTATTGCCATTAGTTATTGTCTGCCTCAACTCGCGCATTAGCAAGTCAACATCCGACCTGTTGGTATCAAAGCGGACAATCATCACTGATATGCAATCTTCGACGCCATAGCTTTGCGCTAGATCTTGTAATCTCTTCGCTGCAAGAACAGGGTTTCGTTCAGCTCTGACTTCAGACACAGCTGCGTCTATACTCACTGCGTTCCAGAATCTACCATTGCCCATTATAAGGAATTCGTCATCTTCTTTTATAACTGTCTGGACGACATCTGGATCTGGCACCGTGCTAGGATACCGCGTGGAATATCCAAGACGTTTATTATTTTCGATTCCCAAACTCAAAGGCCCATTCCGTCTACTCAATACAGCTTTTGTATCGCCTACGTTTGCCAGCCTTAAGGTGTACCGTCTGGCGACATGGCCAAAACCATTTTCTGGTGGGTTCATAGGAGACAAGTGGCACATAATAAGACAAGCACCTTTCCTCTGGCCTTTTTCCTTCAATTCTCTATGAGCTGAGAGTACAACGTATTTCATATATTCATTAACAGTCTCTTTGATGGACTTTTCTTCTAGAAGTAAGCCCGGTAAACTTGATTGCAATATCTTTGGTACTTCCATATCAGTTTCACCATCGATGAGAGCAAAAAAGCCCTCTTTGTTGCAGAATGACGGTAGCCTGATTTGTGCACAACAAAGCTGGAGTGATTTGTTGGGGCACTCTGAGAATCCCGTCGCCCACGGAGTTCCCCCAGTCATTTCTTCATGGTAGCCGCTTTTCTGTGTCCACGGCAGAGAATTCTTTCCAGTCACATCTACTAAACTAAGTGGCCGTTGACACCTGTATGCATTAAATTGAGTGGGGTCTACTTGTAACTTTTTGTTACACGAAATATCTAAGAACTTCAACTGTTTTGGGGCTAGCAGTCTTAAATCTATACTGTCGAGTTCGTTGTGAGCGAAATCTAATATTTTTACAGAAGCGCTGCAAGCAAACATTGGCACTGAGCGTAATCTATTTGAGTGTGCTCGTACAACTCGTATGTGGTTTAACTGCGGCAGACTTTCAGGGAGTCGAGAAAACGAGTTTCCAGATAAAACAAGTTCTTCAATATCTGGCCAAAAGTTTATGCAACTATCTGGTAATATGGTGAGGCAGTTATATGCAATGTGTAAGATCTTGAGACCACGAAAAGCTGTGATGACTTCAGCTACGTCATCGGTTAAACAATTGGCTGTTAAATAAAGGCGTTCTAAGGAATACGATGATGCGCCTCTCGCAACTGGTAAACGGCTTAATCTATTGTTTGATAGGTTGAGTATGGATAATCTGTCACAGACTGAGAAGAAGTTTTCTGGTAGAGATTGTATACAATTATCGTGAAGTAGAAGTTCTTTTAATGGGGCTCTTAACCTTGGCATTGAGGGTATTTTTGAAATTTTGTTATGAGCTAGGTGTAACTTTGACAGGCTTGATAGTTCACTGCAGAATAAGTGGTCAGGTAGAGCGGTGAGTTGATTATTGCTGGCAAGAAGCGACGTGAGATCTGAGCAGCCACTCAGCCATTGTGGTAACGCTGTAAGTTTGTTGTGCGACACGTCGATTTCAACTAAATTAATAGGCGGTACCGTCGTTGTGAGGCTCTCGAGTTCTGTAATAGATGAATATGGATATGTTAGAGTCATGTACCTATTAGTGAAATGTACATACTATGCGTTTTTTATCCAATTTTTAACGAAGAAACGTAAAGAAATCATTCATTTAACACAGTTTTGTTCGCGCTAATTCTACTAGCACATTGAATCACATATCGCAGatataaatacaaattatgtaattaacattttctgagacacAGTAGGTAACATCAAAAGTGTAGAGTTTGTAGAATCAGAATTCATTATATCATCGTTACATTTTCATCAgaaaataacatttaaagtcatagtTAGTTAACTATCTTTTTCTAGGTCGTGAATTATAATACTTATCTATTTATTATAACATGTGGTTGACTTACGATTGTGTGGAGCCTTCAGGGTCCTAAGACAAGCTCCATGCAGAGACAGATGCTGTAGCACGTTGTTCGCAGCGTAAAGCTCTCGGAGCCCTCGCAGAGCTGATACCACCAGCACTTCCACTGCATTGTGGGATACATCCAGTGATACTAGATGCTGAAACGATATTAAATTCTACTTAACAGGAGAAATTTTATTAAACACTTTGTGTACCTACACCTTTTTTGGATTTATTAAGTAATTGACTTGACGTAAAacgttgatgtcttttgtacTAGAATAATAAATGTGGTGAAAAATACTCTGAACGAAGCTAGAAACTATACTTAAAGCTGTGAAGAAGTTTCATTTAAGGAACTGTACTGTACATCTCAATGGATATGAGCTATGTGTAGGTATGTAGTAGGTACAAGACGGAGAAGCGCGAGCAAAatgattttcaaaattaatcTTTAAAACTGATatggggccgtccatatattacgtcattctaaattagggggggggggtggtctgcggatgacggtaaatgatagatagggggggggggtgtttcgaaattgacgtcattcttatttatttatttatagtttattgttcacgtacaaaaagattatttctaaaaagaaatttcttccagcacacctagtaagtgagactgcaaatgtgagaggcggctaaggcgcgtacaatactaaaataactcataataaacatacaatgcaacatagatgtacacaaatacagtaataactacagataaaatactctaacaataatattacatataatactacctgcccgccccggcttcgcccgtggtattacatgtattatacatataaaccttccttaagaatcactctatctattaaaaaaaccggccaagtgcgagtcggactcgcgcaccgagcgGCGGagtaagcggtttacgatttacgaggtattaaaaaaaactacttactagatctcgttcaaaacaattttcgttggtagtttttatagtaatgtacatcataaaatatgttttttttagatttttcattttcttattttagaagttagagggggggggggggggggcaacttttttccactttggaagcgtctgtcacgcaaactattcggtttagaaaaaaaatgttttagaaacctcgatatcatttttgaagacctatccatagataccccacacgtatgtgtttgatgaaaaaaaatttttgagttttagttttaagtatggggagcccccaatatttattattatttttttatttttgcatcaaaatcttaatgcggttcacagaatacatctacttaccaagtttcaacagtatagctcttatagtttcggaaaaaaatggctgtgacatacggacggacagacggacggacggacagacagacatgacgaatctataagggttccgttttttgccatttggctacggaaccctaaaaataaataaaaggtgaTTCTATAACCTTTataagtgttttaattttttcaaactggtaatgacgtcaattttgggagaaggggggggggggggggggtcattaagaaatgacgataggatgattgtaggggggggggggtctaaaatctgaaaaaatcgatgacgtaatttatggacggcccctatgCGCAAATATGCGTGCACTATACTGAGAATGATTTGAGTACTGATTGATTTAAATGAAATACAGCAGATGTGTGTGTATAAGTATGCGTTATAATGTACATTTTCCTTTGGTATTAAAATGATTTGGAAGaaccaaacaaaaaaacttaaacactaGTGGTAATCAAATAACATTTAGGTAACTTACTTCGTAGTTTCCTAGAATGATGCTTCCCTTGAGCCTGTTGTGCCTAAGATCAACGCTTGTGAGTGGTGCCCGATATTCCGTCTTCTGTTCTTCGTCCGGCGCCATTTGTGAGTTACTCAACTGAAAATCACACACACAAAATGTTAGCAACCGGCAATAACAAAAaaagatttcatttatttataaactactTACTGCAAAACTACTGATTAAATTATTTGCAGCAACAAGGGTTCTGAGGCGGGGAAGCCTCAACACGCAATCGAGTGACCGAAGCTCGTTGTCACTCAGTCGTAGTTCCTCCAGCctgtaaataaattatcaaaggATTTAGTTAGTATACGGAAGAAGGAAACACCTTACCTGACCTTGCATATCATCTAAAATAGCATAAGTCAGAAAACAAGCGCTTCCCGATGACTCAAGTGCTTAATACAAACGGTTGAGTTAATTGAAATACTTTCATAGGATTTTAATTGGCTTTACGTTTCCGAATTGGAGAAAATATTTGAATCGGTACGGTGCCactaaaacattaaaatgaaataaaatcctTTAGACCGATTTATTAATGGTTAAAGCGTTTAATATATTCCCTTATTCACATAAAAGATATTTCAGCATTTTGGCTGCTAATGATTGCTTCGTTAGTTTTATTGATTTTGTGATGAACAAAAAACAGTAGTTATTTTAGTTAGAACGGTGTAGAAACCAAGTATTTTATACGTAATTTTTGAGAGTTCACTTTTTCATTTTGGTAAACATAGCAACCAATATAAAACTAGGGTAAACTGATTGGGCGCACTATTTCAGAGCTTGTTCTAACTTAAACTACGTAGTGTGCTTGAACCCCTGCAtagaacaaacatttatatggAAGTTCATCATCAAACAAGTTTTGCTAAGTTTGCTAGCTATTACCAAGCTGTTTAAACAATTCGTAATAAAATTGGAAATGTATTCGTAAGTTGATATACTTTGCTCCGCTAGAAACAATTGcataagttttatttaacaatagGGTTTCGAAGTATCGCACCGCTCTCGGACGAGACTGGCCATATGTTAATCCGTGGCCCACAAGCCCAGCCACCGTGACTGACGAAATTAAGAGTTTGAAAAGCATATTACTTTGCAATTACTTTTAATAAGTCCGGTGTTGAGAaagcaaaaataacaaaacatagCTTCACGGAGTCATGGCCGtttatgtatacgagtatgtatgtaGATACTTATGTTAGATACTTAAGTACTATCCGTTAGTTGGTGCCATGGTTTTGCTAATTTTGGGGTCAGGTAATTTGCGTCATTGTTAATTAGAATAGTTTAAATATTACTCTGAAATATGGCTTTACCTCGCCTCAAACTTAATTAAGCTTCTACTTTAACATCTAGTTGACGCATAAACGCAGGTATGCATAAGTTAGTAATTTCTTGAAATCCTGTTTTACCCGGGGCAAGCCTTGCAACATGCGCGGTGTGCGCGGGAGAATTGTCTTGCAATAACAGATTTCctttcgccagtttgcctcttaatatttcaacaaccacttgacgtattcttatcaacagtacagcataataatccccgtttattgtaattttttttaagtaggtagtcaatgaataaaattcctccacaatcccaaaaatagtggctatgagcttgggtgtcgatcgctccactttgaatttccgcggcggcgttttcccttttgaatcgattgcattgactcttattttgactctagatcatactgccggatctattatttatcaatagtgacaatgtgagaaaaaaaattgttaggatTATGGTCAAAGACgtcctaaaactcctgcgaagttgtgactcgacgCTGGTTGTCGAGCGGCGTGAGCATTTTTGGCACCCATCGCGTGCTCCCCTATTTCATGtgcaaatgagtatgaaaaatatcgccgatacgttcctagctaatgcctatggcttcagctatctgtcacagcttaattcgctgatctctaaagcaagattcttgaaattttcattattttattcgttaatggcgaaatctggccgccaTGACTTGAggtcatcttttagcgactccctgccatgcttgaactatcggatccaatctttcatgatggcaaatgaaggctcagactccccataaactgtagacatctcttcaaatgttaccgtcagcgttttgttcctctttttgaggaattttatgacaactgtgtacttcaatttcgtacattgcgcggatgactgagacatgatgatgtttacgaattaattactaaaagcgtgatgacgctactgaaatgaaactttgtacatatactaattaggttattggcaaattaattaaaattagcgccagtcaataataacacttgaagatacttaggctcaaaacttttcagccgcccctcgtactaTACGGAGATGACTTCATGATTGTTTTACTAATTTCCTACACTTTTCCACTAAATTTGACAGCCGAAAAATCGTAaactttgatattttttattgcaagcTATTTCAGAGCAGATCTTTAGTCAATGGTTTTTTACAACCATTGGATGGTCAAATAaaaaatgcccttttttgattaaaataataaagcaTCTTAAAGGATCATCATTACTTTTagaattgttattgttttgtgtcaatgaaaataaaaaatacaaaacgatTCAGTACCGTACCGTATCGTGACTAGCATTAAATGCTGCCCAGTTTTAAAACCGCTATACTAACATTGTTAAGCCCCAAATAATTCTATTGTTTTTTGCGATGGTATCCAATAAAAAAGTAGAATTATGATGATtcctcattatttttttacaattatatgTAGGCTATACTTATTGTTTTGTTCACGTTCTTGATAGCAACAAAGTGCCGCAACCCGCGTTTAAGCGATGTCACGCATCACACATAGTTGTAACAAGTTACTCTACATCCAGTGACAACATGTCACTTATCAAATTAACAACCCCGCAATTATCACGGGCATGAACCATTGAAACAGTCGCTCTTTTCAGCCTATTTACGTCTTACTGTACTACACTACATTACATGTAGTTCAAGTTAACTTAAGTTGTTAACCTCTTTCGCTTATTCAAATCTAAAAGAGAAGGCCTAACTcatcgcagaattgctaaaatcaagtggcagtgggcggagcacatagctcgtagagacgatggcccttggggcagaaaagttctcgagtggcgaccacgggctggaagacgtagcgtgagcaggcctcctactaggtggaccgacgatctggtaaaggtcgcgggaagagcctggatgcgggcagcgcaggacagtgcatgtggaaaaccttggaggaggcctttgaccagcagtggacgtcatttggttgaaacgagcGAACGAACTCATCTACGGCCAGCCTAAACCTTGGTCCtgggaaactattttttttcacagTGGTACTTTcaagacgatgatgatgaatgaatgttTTTTCGAAATCCAGCCCTTATAGAGGGTGAAAAGGGTTGACTGTCCCCATCAGCCAGTGGgcatgcgcaaagcatttcccgacgcaaAAAAAAGTAGGGATTGAAAGACTATATTTTATGAGTCCGGCATTTTGCCGCGAGAAAATGCTAGATCAGCAATTCAGCATAttaaatttttgatagtttAATGAAAGCTTCATGAATTTCCTTGGAAATCGTTACATTaccgttattattaaaaaaaaaccactCACTTTAAATCATACAATCTATTATCACGATTTCGTTTATGATACGCTAACCACAGTCACATTTGTGTATCACAGTTCCACAACACCATAAATTGCTTCCCGAACTCACCAAAACACAAAGTTTTTAAACCcaaaactaaatattatgtaatccaTTAGTCATCACATCAAGTCAGTAGACTTGCAATAGTTCAATAACCACATAAACCGGGTGTAATCTTTTATCCTCGTCGTGACCACTTGCATGTTCTTGGGCCATTATGGTTTTCGGCGCGTGCGATACAAAGCAAGCTGGTAGAGTAGCCCGAGTGCGCGCCTAGACTGAccgcgctgcgcccgcgccgccccaCTGGCCATGCGTCTTAGGACGCTTGCACATATATCCCAAAAAGCcgaataatgtaggtatttttgcACCAACTTATAAAAGTAGAGCTGATGATACGTGTCAGATAAAGTAATAGCTGTGCAAAACGCCAAGCGTCTCACagcgaaataaaaataaatcttaagGCGGTGATACGGCAATCTTGATTTCTAAATGTCTTCTCCACTCATAGAAGAAGACTTCACTTCAACATGCAACGCAACGGTTTAACGACagatttattgaaaaaaaaaaggtaccAAAAGAGTGCAGCCTAAAAAATATTAGTCAAGGAACCCATAACGTCTAGTGTAAAAGGGTCTGTATAGCGCAACTTGGCGGTGTTACATACACACGCATTGTTGTCCATCTTATCATTCCCCGTATCTATGCAATACCGCTTATACCTATCGTTTGCCGTAACAAACCACCAAT
This genomic interval from Ostrinia nubilalis chromosome 3, ilOstNubi1.1, whole genome shotgun sequence contains the following:
- the LOC135087827 gene encoding protein phosphatase PHLPP-like protein isoform X2, which produces MVCDDGLHTSSPHARRKSLRRLASTRGFKPRNPNEYGWIRVFDGLQPFAVDAPSKLVKVSLNTTVEEVNKKLGLGEELTLWLQIGGEKSRRLEQDEYPLRIQEHFLVTFGWSSEARRQRLAVDPELRHSLQWCAGPADRSGGVLRSGTIHILKGHVFPQWKPRPAHVIGSRLHSYGSSWEMLELSGGSIELCPPKAQKLVLCVKPRCLGNNTLGDAALNHIFLGFNAAWERNMWFCWLKEATQSSQPPNVLDLSGGGGRATLGAALAQHAAGDFSIRVLSMRTNALSSLPPQLWSMHALTHLDISDNRITDLPEEICQLTQLEELRLSDNELRSLDCVLRLPRLRTLVAANNLISSFALSNSQMAPDEEQKTEYRAPLTSVDLRHNRLKGSIILGNYEHLVSLDVSHNAVEVLVVSALRGLRELYAANNVLQHLSLHGACLRTLKAPHNQLESLTTTVPPINLVEIDVSHNKLTALPQWLSGCSDLTSLLASNNQLTALPDHLFCSELSSLSKLHLAHNKISKIPSMPRLRAPLKELLLHDNCIQSLPENFFSVCDRLSILNLSNNRLSRLPVARGASSYSLERLYLTANCLTDDVAEVITAFRGLKILHIAYNCLTILPDSCINFWPDIEELVLSGNSFSRLPESLPQLNHIRVVRAHSNRLRSVPMFACSASVKILDFAHNELDSIDLRLLAPKQLKFLDISCNKKLQVDPTQFNAYRCQRPLSLVDVTGKNSLPWTQKSGYHEEMTGGTPWATGFSECPNKSLQLCCAQIRLPSFCNKEGFFALIDGETDMEVPKILQSSLPGLLLEEKSIKETVNEYMKYVVLSAHRELKEKGQRKGACLIMCHLSPMNPPENGFGHVARRYTLRLANVGDTKAVLSRRNGPLSLGIENNKRLGYSTRYPSTVPDPDVVQTVIKEDDEFLIMGNGRFWNAVSIDAAVSEVRAERNPVLAAKRLQDLAQSYGVEDCISVMIVRFDTNRSDVDLLMRELRQTITNGNKSVCRPDCCCSRLDACCHSASPPKPSSDRSSPSGQSDRPPSEAISHQHYASVRSQNRPSERRSCRGGVARAIRVRVEEDKEDDTRLEEHPNSEEQFKCWEYMLEQNTQMLFDKELDNLSKGIKSNVSSLRNLKGLSGSSPQLHLTGKQSKGVPFLSKHFGSARSFGTTLKPDFRFGSGRLPNGGPNAAYFGSLQRLMPYHLEYDFAVIQEKSTHSEDSLDLEGRMQQYWGVATTEL
- the LOC135087827 gene encoding protein phosphatase PHLPP-like protein isoform X1 — its product is MSLSETICIPPCSRLTEQHVSHPHHFSDPIVMQRGRGSGARALRRRPPSPRPSAAMVCDDGLHTSSPHARRKSLRRLASTRGFKPRNPNEYGWIRVFDGLQPFAVDAPSKLVKVSLNTTVEEVNKKLGLGEELTLWLQIGGEKSRRLEQDEYPLRIQEHFLVTFGWSSEARRQRLAVDPELRHSLQWCAGPADRSGGVLRSGTIHILKGHVFPQWKPRPAHVIGSRLHSYGSSWEMLELSGGSIELCPPKAQKLVLCVKPRCLGNNTLGDAALNHIFLGFNAAWERNMWFCWLKEATQSSQPPNVLDLSGGGGRATLGAALAQHAAGDFSIRVLSMRTNALSSLPPQLWSMHALTHLDISDNRITDLPEEICQLTQLEELRLSDNELRSLDCVLRLPRLRTLVAANNLISSFALSNSQMAPDEEQKTEYRAPLTSVDLRHNRLKGSIILGNYEHLVSLDVSHNAVEVLVVSALRGLRELYAANNVLQHLSLHGACLRTLKAPHNQLESLTTTVPPINLVEIDVSHNKLTALPQWLSGCSDLTSLLASNNQLTALPDHLFCSELSSLSKLHLAHNKISKIPSMPRLRAPLKELLLHDNCIQSLPENFFSVCDRLSILNLSNNRLSRLPVARGASSYSLERLYLTANCLTDDVAEVITAFRGLKILHIAYNCLTILPDSCINFWPDIEELVLSGNSFSRLPESLPQLNHIRVVRAHSNRLRSVPMFACSASVKILDFAHNELDSIDLRLLAPKQLKFLDISCNKKLQVDPTQFNAYRCQRPLSLVDVTGKNSLPWTQKSGYHEEMTGGTPWATGFSECPNKSLQLCCAQIRLPSFCNKEGFFALIDGETDMEVPKILQSSLPGLLLEEKSIKETVNEYMKYVVLSAHRELKEKGQRKGACLIMCHLSPMNPPENGFGHVARRYTLRLANVGDTKAVLSRRNGPLSLGIENNKRLGYSTRYPSTVPDPDVVQTVIKEDDEFLIMGNGRFWNAVSIDAAVSEVRAERNPVLAAKRLQDLAQSYGVEDCISVMIVRFDTNRSDVDLLMRELRQTITNGNKSVCRPDCCCSRLDACCHSASPPKPSSDRSSPSGQSDRPPSEAISHQHYASVRSQNRPSERRSCRGGVARAIRVRVEEDKEDDTRLEEHPNSEEQFKCWEYMLEQNTQMLFDKELDNLSKGIKSNVSSLRNLKGLSGSSPQLHLTGKQSKGVPFLSKHFGSARSFGTTLKPDFRFGSGRLPNGGPNAAYFGSLQRLMPYHLEYDFAVIQEKSTHSEDSLDLEGRMQQYWGVATTEL